In Halanaeroarchaeum sp. HSR-CO, one DNA window encodes the following:
- a CDS encoding CTP-dependent riboflavin kinase, which yields MATQAGTRVVGFDELAVLKRLALGGARRGEIKISCSRLADHHDVSTQTASRRLQALEDAELVERETVSDGQFVSLTAAGERALKREYEDYRAIFEDQADLALHGTVTSGMGEGRHYISLPGYNRQFEEKLGYDPYPGTFNVDLTRQSRRERSAMESFEPVPIEGWEDEERTYGPAYCYAATIEVPGGPAASPAHVIVPDRTHHDDDQVELIAPEHLREELGVLDGDEVIVHVAAE from the coding sequence ATGGCTACGCAAGCGGGGACGCGCGTGGTCGGCTTCGACGAGCTGGCCGTACTCAAGCGTCTGGCCCTCGGGGGTGCCAGACGCGGCGAGATCAAAATCTCGTGCAGCCGACTCGCCGACCACCACGACGTCTCGACGCAGACCGCCTCCCGGCGGCTGCAGGCGCTCGAAGACGCCGAACTCGTCGAACGCGAGACCGTCAGCGACGGACAGTTCGTCTCGCTCACTGCCGCCGGCGAACGGGCCCTCAAACGCGAGTACGAGGATTACCGTGCCATCTTCGAGGACCAGGCGGACCTCGCCCTGCACGGGACGGTGACCTCCGGCATGGGCGAGGGCCGCCACTACATCTCCCTGCCGGGCTACAACCGACAGTTCGAGGAGAAACTGGGCTACGACCCGTATCCCGGCACGTTCAACGTCGACCTGACACGCCAGTCCCGGCGTGAACGATCGGCGATGGAGTCCTTCGAGCCGGTCCCCATCGAGGGCTGGGAGGACGAAGAACGGACCTACGGGCCGGCGTACTGTTATGCCGCCACGATCGAGGTCCCCGGCGGGCCGGCGGCGTCGCCGGCACACGTCATCGTCCCGGACCGGACCCATCATGACGACGATCAGGTAGAGCTCATCGCGCCCGAGCACCTGCGCGAGGAACTGGGCGTTCTCGACGGCGACGAGGTGATCGTGCATGTCGCCGCCGAGTAA
- the ribB gene encoding 3,4-dihydroxy-2-butanone-4-phosphate synthase: MSPPSKATQAADVDEAVAAFAAGDPVLVHDFADREGEVDMVYPARSVTPTDVATMRNDAGGLVCVALGPEVADAFELPFLADEIGHPAAESEHLGYDERSSFSLSVNHRETYTGITDSDRALTISRLGDAAATPETTDFAASFRAPGHVHVLRAARDGLSGRKGHTEMGIALAEAASRESAAVVCEMLDDETGEALSTTDARAYADRYDIPFVEGRDLVAALE, translated from the coding sequence ATGTCGCCGCCGAGTAAGGCGACACAGGCCGCCGACGTCGACGAGGCGGTCGCGGCCTTCGCCGCCGGCGACCCGGTCCTCGTCCACGACTTCGCGGACCGCGAGGGTGAAGTCGACATGGTCTACCCGGCGCGGTCGGTCACGCCGACCGACGTCGCGACCATGCGAAACGATGCCGGCGGCCTGGTCTGTGTCGCCCTCGGGCCAGAGGTCGCCGACGCCTTCGAGTTGCCCTTCCTGGCGGACGAGATCGGCCACCCGGCCGCCGAGAGCGAGCACCTCGGGTACGACGAGCGCTCCTCGTTTTCCCTCTCGGTAAACCACCGCGAGACGTACACCGGGATCACGGATAGCGACCGCGCACTCACCATCTCGCGACTCGGCGACGCCGCCGCGACTCCCGAGACGACCGACTTCGCCGCCTCGTTCCGCGCGCCCGGCCACGTTCACGTGCTCAGAGCGGCCCGGGACGGGCTCTCGGGGCGGAAGGGACACACCGAGATGGGCATCGCGCTCGCCGAGGCGGCCAGTCGCGAATCCGCCGCCGTCGTCTGCGAGATGCTCGACGACGAGACGGGCGAGGCGCTCTCGACGACGGACGCACGGGCCTACGCCGACCGGTACGACATCCCGTTCGTGGAGGGGCGGGACCTCGTGGCGGCGCTCGAATAA
- a CDS encoding OsmC family protein yields MPQRTANAVWNGTLKRGDGQMAFGSGAFEGAFSFASRFEEGDGTNPEELIGAAHAGCFSMAFANELDDAGYDPVSVETEATITLSMEDGPQITTSHLETTAEVEGIDEETFQEIAEGAKEGCPVSQALASIDITLDATLV; encoded by the coding sequence ATGCCACAACGTACAGCAAATGCAGTCTGGAACGGGACGCTCAAACGCGGCGACGGACAGATGGCCTTCGGTAGCGGTGCCTTCGAAGGCGCGTTCTCCTTCGCCTCGCGCTTCGAGGAGGGAGATGGGACGAACCCGGAGGAACTGATCGGCGCCGCCCACGCCGGATGTTTCTCGATGGCCTTCGCCAACGAACTCGACGACGCGGGCTACGACCCGGTTTCCGTGGAGACGGAGGCGACGATCACGCTCTCGATGGAGGACGGACCGCAGATTACCACGAGCCACCTCGAGACGACCGCCGAGGTCGAGGGTATCGACGAGGAGACCTTCCAGGAGATCGCCGAGGGGGCCAAAGAGGGCTGTCCCGTCTCGCAGGCGCTCGCCAGCATCGACATCACGCTCGACGCGACGCTCGTCTGA
- a CDS encoding branched-chain amino acid transaminase, with translation MPGFADMDVETIWQNGEFKDWDDATTHVLTHALHYGSGIFEGVRAYDTDEGTAIFRWDEHLDRLFASAKPYDLDIGYSREELTEVTLELLRREDLESAYIRPIVYYGYHSLGVSPVDVPTETAIAAWPWGAYLGDEALENGVKVMVSSWRKHASSQVPTNAKTTGLYVNSMLAGEEARRNGFVEAIVLNKEGNVAEGPGENLFLVRDGELFTPGLSESILDGITRDTVIKLARERGYTVHDNVAISRGELNTADELFFTGSAAEVTPIRQVDNVEIGNGSRGPVTEELQSAFFDLVEHRGDHDEWFTDV, from the coding sequence ATGCCTGGATTCGCGGACATGGACGTCGAGACGATCTGGCAGAACGGCGAGTTCAAAGACTGGGACGACGCGACGACCCACGTGTTGACCCACGCCCTCCACTACGGATCGGGGATCTTCGAAGGGGTTCGGGCCTACGACACCGACGAGGGGACGGCGATCTTCCGCTGGGACGAACACCTCGACCGGCTCTTCGCCTCGGCGAAGCCCTACGACCTCGACATCGGCTACTCGCGTGAAGAGTTGACGGAGGTGACCCTCGAGTTGCTCCGCCGGGAGGACCTGGAATCGGCGTACATCCGACCCATCGTCTACTACGGCTATCACTCGCTGGGGGTCAGTCCGGTCGACGTGCCGACCGAGACCGCCATCGCCGCCTGGCCGTGGGGCGCCTACCTCGGCGACGAGGCACTCGAGAACGGCGTGAAGGTGATGGTCTCCTCGTGGCGCAAACACGCCTCCAGTCAGGTGCCGACCAACGCGAAGACGACCGGCCTCTACGTCAACAGCATGCTCGCCGGCGAGGAGGCCCGCCGCAACGGCTTCGTCGAAGCGATCGTCTTGAACAAGGAGGGCAACGTTGCCGAAGGACCGGGCGAGAACCTCTTTCTGGTCCGCGACGGCGAGCTATTCACCCCGGGGCTCTCGGAGAGCATCCTCGACGGCATCACCCGGGACACCGTCATCAAACTCGCGCGCGAGCGGGGCTACACCGTCCACGACAACGTGGCCATCAGTCGGGGCGAGTTGAACACCGCCGACGAACTCTTCTTCACCGGCTCGGCGGCCGAGGTCACGCCCATCCGGCAGGTAGACAACGTCGAAATCGGCAACGGGTCACGCGGACCGGTGACCGAGGAACTGCAGTCGGCCTTCTTCGACCTGGTCGAACACCGCGGTGATCACGACGAGTGGTTCACCGACGTCTGA
- a CDS encoding DUF502 domain-containing protein: protein MASWKRDLVSGLVVLLPIMVTLYVVWWLFTKLAAIALLSSLVTNPVVGVLLTLALFLLVVFSVGYMMRTALGGLVEELIDEVFNRLPGLRIVYNASKMAVETALTGTSDLQKPVKVTLWNDMRMTAFKTGQKTHDGRDVLFLPTAPNITTGFVIEVEPHKYEETGERVEEALTRVLSAGFGETEEVNRQEVFADD from the coding sequence ATGGCATCCTGGAAACGGGACCTCGTCTCCGGCCTCGTCGTCCTCCTGCCCATCATGGTGACCCTCTACGTGGTGTGGTGGCTATTCACGAAGCTGGCCGCCATCGCGTTGCTCTCTTCGCTGGTCACGAACCCGGTCGTCGGCGTGCTCCTGACGCTGGCGCTGTTCTTGCTCGTGGTCTTCTCGGTCGGCTACATGATGCGCACGGCGCTCGGTGGACTCGTCGAGGAGCTCATCGACGAAGTGTTCAATCGCTTGCCGGGCCTGCGGATCGTCTACAACGCCTCGAAGATGGCCGTGGAGACGGCGCTGACCGGGACGAGCGACCTCCAGAAACCAGTCAAGGTCACCCTCTGGAACGACATGCGGATGACCGCGTTCAAGACGGGCCAGAAGACACACGACGGTCGCGACGTGCTGTTCTTGCCGACGGCGCCGAACATCACCACCGGGTTCGTCATCGAGGTCGAACCCCACAAGTACGAGGAGACGGGCGAACGCGTCGAGGAAGCGCTGACCCGCGTCCTCAGCGCCGGGTTCGGCGAGACCGAAGAGGTCAATCGACAGGAAGTCTTCGCGGACGACTGA
- a CDS encoding CDP-2,3-bis-(O-geranylgeranyl)-sn-glycerol synthase, whose amino-acid sequence MNVLSVVAVAIWAMLPAYIPNNAAVLAGGGRPIDGGRTWDGRRVLGDGKTWRGTAVGVTAGLVVAGVLNVLEPSVSGALGVGVPRFPAAVALALAAGAMLGDILASFLKRRTGRERGAAFPVVDQLDFVVVALLATSLAAPAWFVSVFTVPVIVAVLVLTPALHLLTNGIAYLLGLKDEPW is encoded by the coding sequence ATGAACGTGCTCTCCGTGGTGGCCGTCGCCATCTGGGCGATGCTGCCCGCCTACATCCCCAACAACGCCGCCGTCCTCGCCGGTGGGGGGCGCCCCATCGACGGAGGGCGGACCTGGGACGGCCGCCGCGTGCTGGGCGACGGGAAGACCTGGCGGGGAACGGCCGTCGGGGTCACCGCCGGCCTCGTGGTGGCGGGCGTGTTGAACGTCCTCGAACCGAGCGTCTCGGGGGCCCTCGGCGTCGGCGTTCCCCGATTCCCGGCCGCGGTCGCGCTGGCGCTCGCGGCGGGTGCCATGCTGGGCGATATCCTGGCTTCCTTTCTCAAACGCCGCACCGGTCGGGAACGGGGTGCTGCCTTCCCCGTCGTCGACCAGCTCGACTTCGTCGTGGTCGCCCTCCTGGCGACCTCCCTCGCCGCCCCGGCGTGGTTCGTGTCGGTCTTCACGGTGCCAGTCATCGTGGCCGTCCTGGTCCTCACCCCGGCGCTCCACCTGCTGACGAACGGCATCGCGTACCTGCTCGGACTCAAAGACGAGCCCTGGTGA
- the pyrE gene encoding orotate phosphoribosyltransferase: MADAELIQALRDADAVEYGTFELSHGGTSDYYVDKYLFETDPHCLELIADAFAERVGETTLAGVALGAVPLVAATSVATGNPYVIARKRKKDYGTANLIEGRLDEGETVVVLEDIATTGKSALDAVEALREAGAVVERVIVVVDRQEGAGELLAEHDVELESLVTAEDLLAAAED, from the coding sequence ATGGCCGACGCGGAACTCATCCAGGCGCTCCGGGACGCCGATGCCGTCGAATACGGCACCTTCGAACTCTCTCACGGCGGGACGAGCGACTACTACGTCGACAAGTACCTCTTCGAGACCGACCCGCACTGCCTCGAACTCATCGCCGACGCGTTCGCCGAGCGGGTGGGCGAGACCACGCTGGCCGGCGTCGCCCTCGGCGCCGTCCCCCTCGTGGCTGCCACGAGCGTCGCGACGGGGAACCCCTACGTCATCGCCAGGAAACGAAAGAAGGACTACGGGACGGCGAACCTGATCGAGGGACGACTGGACGAGGGCGAGACGGTCGTCGTCCTCGAGGACATCGCTACCACTGGCAAGAGCGCCCTCGACGCCGTCGAGGCACTCCGCGAGGCCGGCGCGGTGGTCGAACGCGTCATCGTGGTCGTCGACCGACAGGAGGGTGCCGGCGAGCTACTCGCCGAGCACGACGTCGAACTCGAATCGTTGGTGACCGCCGAGGACCTGCTCGCAGCCGCCGAGGACTGA
- a CDS encoding phosphoribosyltransferase family protein encodes MNRAEKATLQLRAVSVLRTLKETRTYDELAAETDLPAGDLNRYVNGHVLPSADRAQAVVRDIGGGTLRTEIRDRVRLDDEGYVDNSGIVFDQSLLDLVAPVAAETYAFERPDVVLTAATDGITLAAALARYYDARCAYAKKAKETAVEDFIEARQRLDSGIELTYYLPAAALEAGDTVLVVDDLIRSGETQELLLDIAAAAEARVAGVFALIAVGRDGIERAEALTDAPVGALVELE; translated from the coding sequence ATGAACCGCGCCGAGAAGGCCACCCTGCAGTTGCGGGCGGTCTCCGTCCTTCGGACGCTCAAGGAGACGCGCACGTACGACGAACTCGCGGCGGAGACCGATCTTCCCGCTGGCGACCTCAACCGCTACGTCAACGGGCACGTCCTCCCGAGCGCCGACCGGGCCCAGGCGGTCGTCCGCGACATCGGTGGGGGAACCCTTCGAACCGAGATCCGGGACCGTGTGCGTCTCGACGACGAGGGCTACGTCGACAACTCCGGCATCGTCTTCGATCAGTCACTGCTCGACCTCGTCGCCCCCGTCGCGGCCGAGACGTACGCCTTCGAGCGGCCGGACGTCGTATTGACCGCGGCGACGGACGGCATCACCCTGGCCGCCGCCCTCGCCCGGTACTACGACGCCCGGTGTGCCTACGCGAAGAAGGCAAAGGAGACGGCCGTCGAGGACTTCATCGAGGCGAGACAGCGCCTCGACTCCGGTATCGAACTCACCTACTACCTCCCGGCCGCCGCGCTCGAAGCTGGTGACACGGTCCTCGTCGTCGACGACCTCATCCGCTCCGGCGAGACCCAGGAACTCCTCCTCGACATCGCCGCGGCGGCCGAGGCGCGGGTCGCGGGCGTCTTCGCCCTCATCGCCGTCGGTCGTGACGGTATCGAACGGGCCGAAGCGCTCACCGACGCCCCGGTCGGGGCCCTGGTCGAACTCGAGTAA
- a CDS encoding NCS2 family permease, translating to MGFSETLADYFGYDEHDTNHRTEILAGITTFLTMSYIVVVNPAILSAAIQPEGISPERTFQMIAVVTIIAAATATLVMALYANRPFAQAPGLGLNAFFAFTVVLGLGIPWQTALAAVVVEGVVFIALTAVGARRYIIELFPEPVKLSVGAGIGLFLAIIGLEEMRLVAGDAATFVTFSPVFGSDPVAIISVVGLFLTLALYARGVRGSIILGIVVTTLIGYAASAMGYAAYPADSEALKAMGVTLADVALAPNAPIVYDAASYNIAPLAGAFVSGLQNIEAFSFALIVFTFFFVDFFDTAGTLTGVSQAAGFLDEDGNLPQIERPLMADAVGTTVGGILGTSTVTTYIESATGVEEGGRTGMTALVVALLFVATLAVVPLAVAVPSYASHLVLVVVGIIMLSNVAEIAWDDITFTIPAALTIFVMPFTFSIAYGIAAGLISYPIVKTAVGEFDEVHVGQWILAAAFVLYFFVRTGGVLTGI from the coding sequence ATGGGATTCAGTGAAACGCTGGCCGACTACTTCGGTTACGACGAGCACGATACGAACCATCGGACGGAGATCCTCGCGGGGATAACCACGTTCCTCACGATGTCCTACATCGTTGTGGTCAATCCCGCCATCCTCTCGGCGGCGATCCAGCCGGAGGGAATCAGCCCGGAACGCACCTTCCAGATGATCGCGGTCGTCACCATCATCGCCGCCGCGACGGCGACGCTGGTGATGGCGCTGTACGCCAATCGTCCGTTCGCCCAGGCGCCGGGACTTGGACTGAACGCCTTCTTCGCGTTCACCGTCGTCCTGGGTCTCGGCATCCCCTGGCAGACCGCGCTGGCCGCCGTCGTGGTCGAAGGGGTCGTCTTCATCGCTCTCACCGCCGTCGGCGCCCGCCGGTACATCATCGAACTGTTTCCCGAACCGGTCAAACTCTCCGTCGGGGCGGGTATCGGCCTGTTCCTCGCCATCATCGGTCTGGAGGAGATGCGACTCGTGGCGGGCGATGCGGCGACGTTCGTCACCTTCAGCCCGGTCTTCGGGTCTGACCCGGTGGCCATCATCTCCGTCGTCGGCCTCTTTTTGACCCTGGCGCTGTATGCGCGTGGGGTACGTGGGTCGATTATCCTGGGGATCGTCGTCACTACCCTGATCGGGTACGCCGCCTCGGCGATGGGTTACGCGGCCTATCCCGCCGATTCGGAGGCACTGAAGGCAATGGGGGTCACCCTGGCCGACGTCGCTCTCGCGCCGAACGCCCCCATCGTCTACGACGCCGCGAGCTACAACATCGCACCGCTGGCTGGTGCGTTCGTCTCCGGACTGCAGAACATCGAGGCGTTCTCTTTCGCCCTCATCGTCTTCACGTTCTTCTTCGTGGACTTCTTCGACACCGCCGGGACGCTCACCGGCGTCTCACAGGCCGCCGGATTCCTCGACGAGGACGGTAACCTCCCCCAGATCGAGCGGCCCCTAATGGCGGACGCGGTCGGCACCACCGTCGGTGGCATCCTCGGGACCTCCACCGTGACGACCTACATCGAGTCGGCGACCGGCGTCGAAGAGGGCGGGCGCACCGGCATGACGGCCCTCGTCGTCGCGCTCCTCTTCGTGGCAACGCTCGCCGTCGTCCCCCTCGCGGTCGCGGTCCCGTCCTACGCCTCCCACCTCGTGCTCGTCGTCGTGGGCATCATCATGCTCTCGAACGTCGCCGAGATCGCGTGGGACGACATCACGTTCACCATCCCGGCCGCGCTGACCATCTTCGTGATGCCCTTTACCTTCTCCATCGCCTACGGTATCGCGGCGGGGCTCATCTCCTATCCGATCGTCAAGACCGCCGTCGGCGAGTTCGACGAGGTCCACGTCGGCCAGTGGATCCTCGCTGCGGCCTTCGTGCTCTACTTCTTCGTCCGCACCGGTGGCGTGCTGACCGGTATCTGA
- a CDS encoding glutathione S-transferase N-terminal domain-containing protein — MTGIELYVQPGCPYCEKVERKLEELGLDYEEHTVSRLRFRRDEVEAVSGQKGVPVLVDPEHGVEGMAESDDIVEFLERTYGAN; from the coding sequence ATGACCGGTATCGAACTCTACGTGCAGCCGGGCTGTCCGTACTGCGAGAAGGTCGAGCGGAAACTCGAGGAACTCGGGCTGGACTACGAGGAACACACCGTCTCGCGACTTCGCTTCCGCCGCGACGAGGTCGAGGCAGTAAGCGGACAGAAGGGCGTCCCCGTGCTCGTCGATCCGGAACACGGCGTCGAGGGGATGGCCGAGAGCGACGATATCGTCGAATTTCTCGAGCGAACCTACGGAGCGAACTAG
- a CDS encoding transcriptional regulator, with protein MTRTALIENLTAMLEDAGFMVSDRCSTRPKSFDIAARRREDLLLVKVLANVDAFDGPTGREMRRLGTYLAGTPLLIGLRSRDEDLKPGVVYFRHGVPVVNPDTALDLFVHGVPPLIYAAPGGLYVNIDGDVLADEREQRGWSLGRLATELGVSRRTVSKYEDGMNASVEVAAQLEDMFDGGLTSPVSVLDGAEDIREAEPTPDDPEVTPEDEPIVAVLTRIGFDVHPTERAPFNAVSEDTRRADNLLTGHSAFTEAAVKRARIMSSLGHITRTRAVYFVDDASRESIDDTAIIERDEIADVDDPDEFRDMIGERSRPPDP; from the coding sequence ATGACGCGTACCGCGCTCATCGAGAACCTCACGGCGATGCTGGAGGATGCGGGTTTCATGGTGAGCGACCGCTGTTCGACGCGTCCCAAGAGCTTCGATATCGCGGCCCGCCGCCGAGAGGACCTGCTCCTGGTCAAAGTGCTTGCCAACGTGGATGCCTTCGACGGCCCGACCGGCCGGGAGATGCGTCGGCTGGGAACCTACCTGGCGGGAACGCCGCTGCTCATCGGTCTCCGCTCACGCGACGAGGACCTCAAGCCCGGCGTCGTCTACTTCAGACACGGTGTCCCGGTGGTCAACCCCGACACGGCCCTCGACCTGTTCGTCCACGGCGTCCCCCCACTCATCTACGCGGCGCCGGGCGGTCTCTACGTCAACATCGACGGCGACGTTCTGGCCGACGAGCGCGAACAGCGTGGCTGGAGTCTTGGCCGTCTCGCGACAGAACTCGGCGTCTCGCGACGGACCGTCTCCAAGTACGAGGACGGCATGAACGCGAGCGTCGAGGTCGCCGCGCAGCTCGAGGACATGTTCGACGGGGGGCTGACCAGTCCCGTCAGCGTCCTCGACGGTGCCGAGGACATCCGCGAGGCGGAGCCGACGCCCGATGACCCAGAGGTGACCCCCGAGGACGAACCGATCGTGGCCGTCCTCACCCGTATCGGCTTCGACGTCCATCCGACCGAACGAGCCCCGTTCAACGCGGTCAGCGAGGACACCCGCCGAGCCGACAACCTGCTCACGGGCCACTCCGCGTTCACCGAGGCGGCGGTCAAGCGGGCCCGGATCATGAGTTCGCTCGGGCACATCACGCGTACGCGTGCGGTCTACTTCGTCGACGACGCGTCTCGCGAATCGATCGACGACACCGCGATCATCGAGCGCGACGAGATAGCGGACGTCGACGACCCCGACGAGTTCCGCGATATGATCGGCGAGCGCAGTCGACCGCCGGACCCCTAG
- a CDS encoding ZIP family metal transporter, which translates to METETARPVSRTRTRLAYGIAALGIVGLLGAISLGLAYGRTKLVGIVVFGFIAMMLGVLVSRLGNFATPGRQVWAYGLASGAMLASAAALIAPKAITQHPEYGGFAIALGYLIGYGGHELGHLVTHYELPVNAATSELTLHALAAGSIMGVAYGALPSLTALFGYGIVAHKFPAGFTGTEAVKQANLPVSVMFLPAAAVAISAIPLSILTPTLSPIVKAIFFGVSTGVFAHVGIDMLPECSHVGSHADATGHGAVQCSTEADRLRQYAVLSTFLGAGAIFVFWQFLSMG; encoded by the coding sequence ATGGAGACGGAAACGGCCCGCCCGGTTTCACGGACTCGCACCCGGCTCGCCTACGGTATCGCCGCGTTGGGCATTGTAGGGCTGCTCGGCGCCATCTCGCTGGGACTGGCCTACGGTCGCACCAAACTCGTCGGGATCGTCGTCTTCGGCTTCATCGCGATGATGCTGGGCGTCCTCGTCAGCCGGCTGGGCAACTTCGCCACCCCGGGCCGACAGGTCTGGGCGTACGGTCTCGCGAGCGGCGCGATGCTCGCCAGTGCGGCGGCCCTGATCGCCCCGAAAGCGATCACCCAGCACCCGGAGTACGGCGGCTTCGCCATCGCCCTCGGCTACCTGATCGGCTACGGCGGTCACGAACTCGGCCACCTCGTCACCCACTACGAGCTCCCGGTCAACGCCGCGACGTCGGAACTCACGCTCCACGCCCTCGCGGCGGGATCCATTATGGGCGTGGCCTACGGTGCACTCCCCTCGCTGACGGCGCTGTTCGGCTACGGGATCGTCGCTCACAAGTTCCCGGCCGGGTTCACCGGGACGGAGGCAGTCAAACAGGCCAACCTCCCCGTGAGCGTGATGTTCTTGCCGGCGGCCGCCGTCGCGATTTCGGCGATTCCGCTGTCGATTCTCACTCCGACGCTCTCGCCGATCGTCAAGGCCATCTTCTTCGGCGTCTCGACTGGTGTCTTCGCTCACGTCGGGATCGACATGCTCCCCGAGTGCTCTCACGTCGGTTCCCACGCGGACGCGACCGGTCACGGCGCGGTCCAGTGTTCGACAGAAGCCGACCGGCTGCGCCAGTACGCCGTGCTGAGCACCTTCCTCGGCGCGGGAGCCATCTTCGTCTTCTGGCAGTTCCTCAGCATGGGCTGA
- a CDS encoding tRNA(Ile)(2)-agmatinylcytidine synthase, with product MQTVIGIDDTDSRERGMCTTYAARLVARRLRERGHRVSEIRLVRLNPAVEHKTRGNAALAIHTAAPPAVAFDAATGVVNETAETDDERTNPGVVVATAVDEPVVAFAADAVSTFHTIEDADRLVAERDYRSAGWGVGRGKIGALAAVGAHAAFDDWTYEYIAYRDPDRWGTPRDVDVDSLFAAADAAYPGAWDTVDRGEGAPVCVPNAPGPILYGIRGDDPVALARVAAGVESEPVHDRALFVTNQGTDVHVQPGKLGDLSEGRAYRLTADVVEAPETGPGGHVFFAVGDGDERLACVAFEPTKRFRDRVRDLRVGDRVTVVGEVTDGTLKLEKFAVRDLQETTLATPTCPTCGRSMESAGADQGYRCRDCGTSAPGRVEVPVSRDLEAGWYEVPPVARRHVAKPLIRGGFDAPTHPER from the coding sequence GTGCAGACCGTCATCGGCATCGACGACACGGACTCTCGCGAGCGCGGCATGTGTACGACCTACGCCGCCCGCCTGGTCGCCCGCCGCCTCCGCGAACGGGGCCACCGGGTGTCGGAGATCCGTCTCGTCCGACTCAACCCCGCCGTCGAGCACAAGACCCGGGGCAATGCGGCCCTCGCCATCCACACCGCGGCACCACCAGCAGTCGCCTTCGACGCCGCCACCGGCGTGGTGAACGAGACCGCCGAGACGGACGACGAGCGGACCAACCCGGGGGTCGTCGTCGCCACCGCGGTCGACGAACCGGTCGTCGCGTTCGCGGCCGACGCCGTCTCCACGTTCCACACCATCGAGGACGCCGACCGACTCGTCGCCGAGCGTGACTACCGGAGTGCGGGGTGGGGCGTCGGCCGGGGGAAGATCGGTGCCCTCGCCGCCGTCGGCGCCCACGCGGCCTTCGACGATTGGACCTACGAGTACATCGCCTATCGCGACCCCGACCGCTGGGGGACGCCCCGGGACGTCGACGTGGACTCGCTGTTCGCGGCCGCGGACGCGGCGTATCCCGGCGCCTGGGATACCGTCGACCGCGGCGAGGGTGCCCCGGTCTGTGTCCCGAACGCCCCCGGCCCCATCCTCTACGGCATCCGGGGCGACGACCCGGTAGCGCTCGCGCGGGTGGCTGCCGGGGTCGAATCCGAACCCGTTCACGATCGGGCACTCTTCGTCACGAACCAGGGCACCGACGTCCACGTTCAGCCGGGGAAACTCGGCGACCTGTCCGAGGGTCGGGCCTACCGACTCACCGCGGACGTGGTCGAGGCTCCCGAGACCGGGCCGGGTGGCCACGTCTTCTTCGCCGTCGGCGACGGCGACGAACGGCTGGCCTGTGTCGCGTTCGAACCGACCAAGCGGTTCCGGGACCGGGTGCGGGACCTGCGGGTCGGCGACCGGGTGACGGTGGTCGGCGAGGTGACCGACGGGACGCTCAAACTCGAGAAGTTCGCCGTCCGCGACCTGCAGGAGACGACGCTCGCTACGCCCACCTGCCCAACCTGTGGCCGGTCGATGGAGAGTGCCGGTGCCGACCAGGGGTACCGGTGTCGGGACTGTGGGACGAGCGCGCCCGGACGGGTCGAAGTGCCCGTCTCGCGGGACCTCGAGGCGGGCTGGTACGAGGTTCCGCCGGTCGCGAGACGCCACGTCGCGAAACCACTGATCAGGGGTGGGTTCGACGCGCCGACACATCCCGAGCGGTGA